One part of the Leptolyngbya sp. FACHB-261 genome encodes these proteins:
- a CDS encoding NAD-dependent epimerase/dehydratase family protein translates to MKVLVIGGDGYCGWATALHLSARGYEVAILDSLVRRHWDLELGVETLTPITAIQKRIDCWQGHSGKRLELFVGDITNYEFLSQTLRSFEPEAIVHFGEQRSAPFSMIDREHAVLTQVNNVVGTLNLLYAMKEFLPDCHLVKLGTMGEYGTPNIDIEEGYITIEHNGRKDTLPYPKQPGSFYHLSKVHDSHNIHFACKVWGLRATDLNQGVVYGVLTEETGLDEVLINRLDYDGVFGTALNRFCIQAAVGHPLTVYGTGGQTRSFLDIRDTVRCVELAIANPAESGKFRVFNQFTELFSVGDLAMMVKKAGTAMGLDVEVNHLDNPRVELEEHYFNAKNTNLLSLGLQPHFLSDSLLDSLLNFAIRYKERVDAQQILPKVSWRR, encoded by the coding sequence ATGAAAGTTCTGGTAATTGGTGGCGATGGCTATTGTGGGTGGGCCACTGCACTGCACCTGTCGGCTAGAGGCTATGAAGTCGCAATTCTCGATAGCCTGGTTCGTCGACACTGGGACTTAGAACTAGGCGTTGAAACCCTGACTCCCATTACTGCTATACAAAAGCGTATTGATTGTTGGCAGGGGCACAGTGGTAAGCGCCTTGAGTTATTTGTGGGAGATATCACTAATTACGAGTTCCTGTCGCAGACGCTACGCAGCTTTGAGCCAGAAGCAATTGTGCATTTCGGTGAACAGCGCTCTGCACCCTTCTCGATGATCGACCGCGAGCATGCGGTTCTGACTCAGGTCAACAATGTGGTAGGAACCCTAAACCTTCTCTATGCGATGAAGGAGTTTCTACCCGATTGCCATCTGGTCAAACTGGGGACGATGGGTGAGTACGGCACCCCCAACATCGATATTGAGGAAGGCTACATTACGATCGAGCATAACGGCCGTAAGGATACATTGCCTTATCCTAAGCAGCCTGGTAGCTTCTATCACCTCTCGAAGGTTCACGATAGCCACAATATTCATTTCGCCTGCAAAGTTTGGGGTTTGCGAGCTACTGACTTGAATCAGGGTGTGGTCTATGGTGTGCTCACCGAAGAGACTGGCCTCGACGAAGTCTTGATCAACCGGCTCGATTACGACGGTGTTTTTGGTACCGCTCTCAACCGTTTCTGCATTCAGGCAGCAGTCGGCCATCCCCTCACTGTATATGGCACAGGTGGCCAGACCCGTAGCTTCTTAGATATTCGAGATACTGTTCGTTGCGTCGAATTGGCAATTGCCAATCCAGCAGAATCCGGAAAGTTCCGAGTGTTTAACCAATTCACTGAACTCTTCTCGGTTGGCGATCTGGCGATGATGGTCAAGAAAGCCGGAACGGCAATGGGCTTAGACGTAGAAGTAAATCATCTGGATAACCCACGGGTCGAACTAGAGGAGCACTATTTCAACGCTAAGAATACAAATCTGTTGAGTTTGGGTCTGCAACCCCATTTTCTATCTGATTCACTGCTCGATTCCCTTCTCAACTTTGCCATCCGGTACAAAGAGCGGGTTGATGCTCAGCAAATCCTGCCCAAAGTCAGTTGGCGTCGTTGA
- a CDS encoding glycosyltransferase: MRIALFTETFLPKVDGIVTRLRHTVDHLQRLGDQVLIFAPEGGLKEHCGAEIYGVSGFPLPLYPELKLALPRPALGYALKKFRPDIVHVVNPAVLGLAGIFYGKLYDLPLVASYHTHLPQYLHHYGLGALEGVLWELLKAGHNQADLNLCTSTVMRSELVTHGIERVDLWQRGVDTEMFDPSLRSAEMRERLSKGHPEAPLLLYIGRLGAEKEIERIRPVLEAIPQARLALVGDGPHRAELERYFAGTPTHFVGYLGGKDLAAAYASADAFIFPSRTETLGLVLLEAMAAGCPVVAARSGGIPDIVEDGVNGYLFDPTDERGAITATQSLLSQTEQREQLRLQARQEAEKWSWSAATRQLQHYYQRTVEQAQPCSRVVP, from the coding sequence ATGCGCATTGCTCTGTTCACTGAAACCTTTTTGCCTAAGGTTGACGGCATCGTCACGCGCTTGCGTCACACTGTCGACCACTTGCAGCGCTTGGGGGACCAGGTTCTGATTTTTGCGCCTGAAGGGGGCCTCAAAGAGCATTGTGGCGCAGAAATTTATGGGGTTTCTGGCTTTCCGCTGCCACTTTACCCAGAACTGAAGTTAGCTTTGCCTCGGCCTGCCTTAGGCTATGCCCTCAAGAAGTTCCGGCCTGACATTGTGCATGTGGTTAACCCAGCAGTGTTAGGTTTGGCCGGCATATTTTACGGCAAGCTCTACGATTTGCCTCTAGTTGCGTCCTACCACACTCACTTACCCCAGTATCTCCATCACTATGGTTTGGGTGCCTTGGAGGGAGTGCTGTGGGAACTGCTAAAGGCAGGACATAACCAGGCTGACCTTAACCTGTGTACCTCAACAGTCATGAGGTCAGAACTGGTCACTCATGGCATTGAGCGGGTGGACTTGTGGCAGCGAGGGGTCGATACGGAAATGTTTGACCCAAGCCTTCGCTCAGCTGAGATGCGAGAGCGACTAAGCAAAGGGCACCCAGAAGCACCGCTACTGCTCTACATCGGGCGTCTGGGGGCTGAAAAAGAAATCGAGCGCATTCGTCCTGTTCTAGAGGCGATTCCGCAAGCGCGTTTGGCGCTGGTGGGTGATGGTCCCCATCGTGCCGAGCTAGAACGCTACTTTGCAGGCACTCCTACCCACTTTGTTGGCTACCTCGGTGGTAAAGACCTAGCGGCGGCCTATGCCTCCGCAGATGCCTTCATTTTCCCCTCACGTACCGAAACTCTAGGCCTGGTACTGCTAGAGGCGATGGCGGCGGGTTGTCCAGTCGTGGCTGCTCGTTCTGGTGGCATTCCTGACATCGTTGAGGATGGCGTCAACGGCTACCTATTTGACCCAACTGATGAGCGGGGGGCAATAACAGCAACTCAATCGCTACTGAGCCAGACTGAGCAGCGCGAACAGTTGCGCCTGCAGGCTCGCCAAGAGGCCGAGAAGTGGAGTTGGTCGGCAGCGACTCGCCAGCTACAGCATTACTATCAGCGGACGGTTGAACAGGCTCAGCCGTGCTCAAGGGTTGTGCCGTAA